The Mangifera indica cultivar Alphonso chromosome 8, CATAS_Mindica_2.1, whole genome shotgun sequence genome has a window encoding:
- the LOC123223750 gene encoding integrin-linked protein kinase 1 isoform X2 — translation MESKSPANFVLGKQSYLAPDQPVQAQDAEGSGSEAAIDPRVRLMYMANEGDLEGIKELLNSGTDVDFRDIDERTALHVAACQGRTDVVQLLLSRGADVDPKDRWGSTPLADAVYYKHYDIIKLLEKHGAKPLIAPMHVQNARDVPEYEIDPAELDLSNSVEITKGTFRMASWRGIQVAVKTLGEGVLTDEDKVKAFGDELALLQKIRHPNVVQFLGAVTQSTPMMIVTEYLPKGDLCAYLKKKGALKPTLAVKFALDIARGMNYLHEHKPEAIIHRDLEPSNILRDDSGHLKVADFGVSKILKVSNTVKEDRPVTCQDTSCRYVAPEVYRNEEYDTKVDVFSFALILQEMIEGCPPFSTRQESEVPKVYVAHERPPFRAPPKHYAYGLRELIEECWSEEPFKRPTFREIITNLDYIYNQLRHKSQWKVGPLKCFLNLEAFSKKEKSNPSSRASRSRTNE, via the exons ATGGAGTCAAAATCGCCTGCTAATTTCGTCTTAGGAAAGCAATCCTATCTGGCGCCGGACCAACCGGTTCAGGCACAGGATGCGGAAGGCTCAGGCTCCGAGGCGGCGATAGACCCGAGGGTTCGGCTTATGTACATGGCCAATGAGGGAGACTTGGAGGGGATTAAGGAGTTATTGAACTCTGGCACGGATGTCGATTTCCGTGACATCGATGAACGCACCGCTTTGCATGTTGCGGCTTGCCAGGGAAGGACCGATGTTGTTCAGTTGTTGCTCAGCCGTGGAGCCGACGTCGACCCCAAAGACCGTTGGGGCAGCACG CCTCTTGCAGATGCAGTATATTACAAACACTATGACATAATCAAGCTTTTGGAGAAACATGGTGCAAAGCCTCTG ATAGCCCCAATGCATGTCCAAAATGCTCGAGATGTCCCTGAGTATGAAATTGATCCTGCAGAGCTTGATCTTTCCAACAGCGTTGAAATAACAAAG GGAACCTTTCGCATGGCATCATGGCGTGGTATTCAGGTTGCTGTTAAGACACTTGGAGAGGGAGTGCTCACCGATGAGGATAAAGT GAAGGCATTCGGAGATGAGCTTGCATTACTTCAGAAAATACGTCATCCAAATGTTGTCCAGTTTTTGGGTGCTGTAACTCAAAGCACTCCAATGATGATTGTCACAGAATATCTACCTAAG GGGGATCTTTGTGCATATCTGAAGAAAAAGGGTGCACTGAAGCCCACACTAGCAGTGAAGTTTGCACTTGACATTGCTAG GGGAATGAATTATTTGCATGAGCATAAACCTGAAGCCATAATTCATCGAGATCTTGAGCCTTC AAATATACTGCGGGATGATTCTGGGCATCTGAAAGTTGCGGACTTTGGTGTTAGCAAGATACTGAAAGTTTCAAATACAGTTAAGGAAGACAGACCCGTGACATGCCAAGATACTTCCT GTAGATATGTGGCTCCAGAGGTTTACAGAAATGAAGAATATGACACTAAAGTCGATGtgttttcttttgctttgaTCTTACAAGag ATGATTGAGGGTTGCCCACCATTCTCAACAAGGCAAGAAAGTGAGGTTCCTAAAGTGTATGTTGCACATGAGCGTCCACCATTCAGAGCTCCTCCAAAGCATTATGCATATGGATTAAGAGA GTTGATTGAGGAATGTTGGAGTGAGGAGCCTTTCAAGAGACCAACATTCAGGGAAATCATTACAAATttggattatatatataatcaactcCGTCATAAGAGCCAATGGAAG GTTGGACCGCTAAAATGTTTTCTGAACCTAGAAGCCTTCTCGAAGAAAGAGAAGTCAAATCCGAGCAGCCGTGCATCTCGATCTAGGACAAATGAGTAA
- the LOC123223750 gene encoding integrin-linked protein kinase 1 isoform X1, protein MESKSPANFVLGKQSYLAPDQPVQAQDAEGSGSEAAIDPRVRLMYMANEGDLEGIKELLNSGTDVDFRDIDERTALHVAACQGRTDVVQLLLSRGADVDPKDRWGSTPLADAVYYKHYDIIKLLEKHGAKPLIAPMHVQNARDVPEYEIDPAELDLSNSVEITKGTFRMASWRGIQVAVKTLGEGVLTDEDKVKAFGDELALLQKIRHPNVVQFLGAVTQSTPMMIVTEYLPKGDLCAYLKKKGALKPTLAVKFALDIARGMNYLHEHKPEAIIHRDLEPSNILRDDSGHLKVADFGVSKILKVSNTVKEDRPVTCQDTSCRYVAPEVYRNEEYDTKVDVFSFALILQEMIEGCPPFSTRQESEVPKVYVAHERPPFRAPPKHYAYGLRELIEECWSEEPFKRPTFREIITNLDYIYNQLRHKSQWKEGFCLLFFPRDIHTSVHVILPKVILKLKIYVLTLPLPRCSLNGKGM, encoded by the exons ATGGAGTCAAAATCGCCTGCTAATTTCGTCTTAGGAAAGCAATCCTATCTGGCGCCGGACCAACCGGTTCAGGCACAGGATGCGGAAGGCTCAGGCTCCGAGGCGGCGATAGACCCGAGGGTTCGGCTTATGTACATGGCCAATGAGGGAGACTTGGAGGGGATTAAGGAGTTATTGAACTCTGGCACGGATGTCGATTTCCGTGACATCGATGAACGCACCGCTTTGCATGTTGCGGCTTGCCAGGGAAGGACCGATGTTGTTCAGTTGTTGCTCAGCCGTGGAGCCGACGTCGACCCCAAAGACCGTTGGGGCAGCACG CCTCTTGCAGATGCAGTATATTACAAACACTATGACATAATCAAGCTTTTGGAGAAACATGGTGCAAAGCCTCTG ATAGCCCCAATGCATGTCCAAAATGCTCGAGATGTCCCTGAGTATGAAATTGATCCTGCAGAGCTTGATCTTTCCAACAGCGTTGAAATAACAAAG GGAACCTTTCGCATGGCATCATGGCGTGGTATTCAGGTTGCTGTTAAGACACTTGGAGAGGGAGTGCTCACCGATGAGGATAAAGT GAAGGCATTCGGAGATGAGCTTGCATTACTTCAGAAAATACGTCATCCAAATGTTGTCCAGTTTTTGGGTGCTGTAACTCAAAGCACTCCAATGATGATTGTCACAGAATATCTACCTAAG GGGGATCTTTGTGCATATCTGAAGAAAAAGGGTGCACTGAAGCCCACACTAGCAGTGAAGTTTGCACTTGACATTGCTAG GGGAATGAATTATTTGCATGAGCATAAACCTGAAGCCATAATTCATCGAGATCTTGAGCCTTC AAATATACTGCGGGATGATTCTGGGCATCTGAAAGTTGCGGACTTTGGTGTTAGCAAGATACTGAAAGTTTCAAATACAGTTAAGGAAGACAGACCCGTGACATGCCAAGATACTTCCT GTAGATATGTGGCTCCAGAGGTTTACAGAAATGAAGAATATGACACTAAAGTCGATGtgttttcttttgctttgaTCTTACAAGag ATGATTGAGGGTTGCCCACCATTCTCAACAAGGCAAGAAAGTGAGGTTCCTAAAGTGTATGTTGCACATGAGCGTCCACCATTCAGAGCTCCTCCAAAGCATTATGCATATGGATTAAGAGA GTTGATTGAGGAATGTTGGAGTGAGGAGCCTTTCAAGAGACCAACATTCAGGGAAATCATTACAAATttggattatatatataatcaactcCGTCATAAGAGCCAATGGAAG GAAGGTTTTTGTTTGCTGTTTTTCCCAAGGGATATTCACACTAGTGTACATGTCATTTTGCCCAaagtcattttaaaattaaagatatatgTTCTTACCCTACCACTCCCAAGATGTAGCTTGAATGGCAAAGGGATGTGA
- the LOC123222689 gene encoding ylmG homolog protein 1-2, chloroplastic-like produces the protein MLRSSSIAEPSISASPPPSSFVTTKVTHTRSTMATSLLFPRAPLFLSNPKPNHRPYRYNPLSLHLKNKPLKASLQTPQISTHSPLLTDSTRTVTTILSLTFSLSGLFAKSIQNFALSLIPNPQNLLSLQSLQNNMVHTVGPLFLAAARDRPTGSLNTPLTVVAAGLVKWLDIYSGVLMVRVLLSWFPNIPWDRQPLSAIRDLCDPYLNLFRNIIPPIFDTLDVSPLLAFAVLGTLGAILNSSGGM, from the coding sequence ATGTTGAGGTCAAGCTCGATAGCAGAACCTTCGATCTCGGCTTCTCCTCCACCCAGTTCCTTTGTTACAACCAAGGTAACTCATACCCGCTCCACGATGGCCACTTCGCTCCTCTTCCCCCGAGCCCCGCTTTTCCTTTCAAATCCTAAACCTAACCACCGCCCTTACCGCTACAATCCTCTCTCTCTCCACCTCAAAAACAAACCCCTTAAAGCTTCCCTCCAAACTCCTCAAATCTCAACTCATTCCCCCTTACTCACCGATTCAACTCGCACCGTTACCACAATTTTATCTCTGACATTCTCTCTATCCGGGTTGTTCGCCAAATCCATCCAAAACTTTGCTCTCTCTCTAATCCCCAACCCACAGAACCTCCTCTCCTTACAatctttacaaaataatatggtCCACACGGTGGGCCCCTTGTTTTTAGCGGCCGCGCGTGACCGTCCTACCGGGTCTCTGAACACGCCGTTGACGGTTGTTGCCGCAGGTTTGGTCAAGTGGCTAGATATATACAGTGGGGTTTTGATGGTTAGGGTTTTGCTGAGTTGGTTCCCGAACATTCCGTGGGACCGCCAACCGCTTTCGGCGATTCGGGACTTGTGTGAtccttatttgaatttgtttcgAAATATAATTCCTCCTATTTTCGATACATTGGATGTTAGCCCGTTGTTAGCTTTTGCGGTTTTGGGAACGCTCGGCGCCATTCTGAATAGCAGTGGGGGAATGTAG